The following are encoded together in the Osmia lignaria lignaria isolate PbOS001 chromosome 6, iyOsmLign1, whole genome shotgun sequence genome:
- the LOC117601718 gene encoding uncharacterized protein LOC117601718 has protein sequence MKLLLVLLFVYVVSATRCIIRDDKDEPEVHVIRLGDRSSGESDESEVVTLHIPDSRRKRAANDSCKKDSDCSAGKLCVPYLGCIRGHRKNPTLQKHSSMNHLASKVQ, from the exons ATGAAACTGTTACTAGTTCTACTTTTCGTGTACGTCGTTTCCGCCACACGATGCATCATCAGAGACGACAAG GACGAGCCAGAGGTTCACGTGATCCGCTTAGGGGATCGCAGCAGTGGAGAGTCA GACGAGTCGGAGGTCGTAACCTTGCACATCCCGGACAGCCGTCGCAAGCGGGCAGCTAATGACTCCTGTAAAAAAGACAGCGACTGTTCCGCGGGAAAGCTTTGCGTCCCTTATCTAGGATGCA TTAGGGGACACCGGAAGAACCCCACCTTGCAAAAACATTCCAGCATGAATCACTTGGCTAGCAAAGTTCAGTAA